From a region of the Flavobacterium branchiarum genome:
- a CDS encoding thymidine kinase — translation MFLENTVNHKEQFGWIEVICGSMFSGKTEELIRRLKRAQFAKQKIEIFKPSIDTRYHEEMVVSHDSNEIRSTPVPAAANIAILAQGCDVIGIDEAQFFDDEIITVCNDLANQGIRVIVAGLDMDFKGNPFGPMPGLMATAEYVTKVHAVCTRTGNLANYSFRKTDNDKLVMLGETEEYEPLSRAAYYNAMKKNQEK, via the coding sequence ATGTTTCTCGAAAATACAGTAAATCACAAAGAACAGTTTGGTTGGATTGAAGTTATTTGTGGGTCAATGTTTTCGGGTAAAACCGAAGAGTTAATCCGCAGATTAAAACGCGCTCAATTTGCTAAGCAAAAAATCGAAATTTTTAAACCGTCTATTGATACGCGCTATCATGAAGAAATGGTTGTGTCGCATGATTCTAACGAAATCCGTTCGACACCAGTTCCTGCAGCGGCCAATATCGCTATCCTTGCACAAGGTTGCGACGTTATTGGTATAGACGAAGCTCAATTTTTTGATGACGAAATTATTACGGTATGTAATGATCTTGCCAATCAGGGAATTCGTGTAATTGTTGCAGGATTAGATATGGATTTTAAAGGAAATCCGTTTGGACCAATGCCAGGACTTATGGCAACGGCAGAATATGTAACCAAAGTACATGCGGTTTGTACAAGAACAGGAAATCTAGCTAATTATAGTTTCCGTAAGACAGATAATGATAAATTGGTTATGCTTGGTGAAACCGAAGAATATGAGCCGTTAAGTCGTGCGGCATATTACAATGCAATGAAAAAAAATCAGGAAAAATAG
- the rsmI gene encoding 16S rRNA (cytidine(1402)-2'-O)-methyltransferase, protein MSKLYIVPTPIGNLEDMTFRAIRILKEVDLILAEDTRTSGKLLKHFEIGTHMYSHHMHNEHKTTENLISRLKAGETIALISDAGTPAISDPGFLLTRACVENKIEVECLPGATAFVPALVNSGLPNDKFVFEGFLPDKKGRQTRYLALAEETRTMILYVSPHKLVKTLAEFITYFGEDRQVCVCRELSKLHEENVRGTAQEVLAHFEKTAPRGEIVVVVAGKTIIKEPKKSKFSKDEKEEEEEEN, encoded by the coding sequence ATGTCTAAATTATATATTGTTCCCACGCCTATTGGCAACCTAGAAGACATGACTTTTCGAGCCATTCGTATTCTTAAAGAAGTAGATTTAATTTTGGCCGAAGACACTCGTACAAGTGGCAAACTCTTAAAACATTTTGAGATTGGTACACATATGTACAGCCATCATATGCATAACGAGCACAAGACTACCGAGAATTTAATCTCAAGATTAAAAGCGGGAGAAACCATTGCTTTGATTTCGGATGCGGGAACTCCTGCAATATCAGATCCCGGTTTTTTACTTACACGTGCTTGTGTTGAAAATAAAATTGAGGTAGAATGTTTACCTGGTGCAACAGCTTTCGTTCCCGCTTTAGTCAATAGTGGATTACCAAATGACAAATTTGTTTTTGAAGGTTTCTTACCTGATAAGAAAGGAAGACAAACGCGTTATTTGGCTCTTGCAGAAGAAACCAGAACAATGATTCTATATGTATCTCCGCATAAATTAGTAAAAACATTGGCTGAATTCATCACTTATTTTGGTGAAGACAGACAAGTTTGTGTATGCAGAGAGTTATCAAAATTACACGAAGAAAACGTTCGAGGAACTGCTCAAGAAGTATTAGCCCATTTTGAAAAAACAGCACCTCGCGGAGAAATTGTCGTAGTCGTTGCCGGAAAAACAATAATTAAAGAACCTAAGAAAAGTAAATTTTCTAAGGATGAAAAAGAAGAAGAAGAAGAAGAGAACTAA
- the rpoN gene encoding RNA polymerase factor sigma-54, giving the protein MLKQFLNLKLSQKLSPQQIQLMKLIQLPTQAFEQRLLEEMNENPALEAGKEEEYEADEFSNEEYDDYDDAESDRIEADDINIDEYLSDDDTPDYKTQANNYSDDDQERETPFASPVSFHQDLINQLNTFILTDEEREIAEFLVGSIDDMGYIRRSIPDIVDDMAFTQGIYTDEAMVEKMLHVIHELEPSGVGARDLQECLLLQLKHRTPTEDVELAIDIIENQFDAFTKKHYDKLLQKYNVSNEQLKKAVHEIERLNPKPGGAFTGNNKVTENVVPDFAIRIVDGELELTLNGRNAPSLHVSKDYQEMMQTYKDSRDKSTAQKDAVQFIKQKLDSAKWFIDAIRQRQETLYVTMNAIMHYQQEYFLDGDETKLKPMILKDIADMVGLDISTISRVANSKYVETPYGTKLIKEFFSEAMKNDQGEDVSTLEIKKILQNTIEEEDKRKPLPDDQLAEILKEKGYPIARRTIAKYREQLDIPVARMRKKM; this is encoded by the coding sequence ATGCTAAAGCAATTTTTAAATTTAAAATTATCTCAAAAATTATCTCCACAGCAAATTCAGCTGATGAAGTTAATTCAATTGCCTACGCAAGCATTTGAACAACGTTTATTAGAAGAAATGAACGAAAATCCAGCTCTCGAAGCCGGAAAAGAAGAGGAGTACGAAGCAGATGAATTTTCGAATGAAGAATACGATGATTATGACGATGCCGAATCAGACAGAATCGAAGCTGACGATATTAACATTGACGAATATTTAAGCGACGACGATACTCCAGATTACAAAACACAAGCTAATAATTATAGTGATGACGATCAAGAGCGTGAAACTCCATTTGCATCACCTGTTAGTTTTCATCAAGATTTAATCAATCAATTAAATACTTTTATCTTAACCGATGAAGAACGCGAAATAGCCGAATTCCTTGTTGGAAGCATCGATGATATGGGATACATACGAAGAAGTATTCCAGACATTGTAGATGATATGGCGTTTACGCAAGGTATTTATACCGATGAAGCAATGGTAGAAAAAATGCTACACGTAATTCATGAACTAGAACCTTCGGGAGTTGGAGCACGTGACCTACAAGAATGTTTATTACTACAATTAAAACACAGAACTCCAACAGAAGATGTAGAATTGGCTATCGATATTATCGAAAATCAATTTGACGCTTTTACCAAAAAGCACTACGATAAACTGTTACAGAAATACAATGTTTCGAATGAGCAACTTAAAAAAGCTGTTCACGAAATAGAACGATTGAATCCAAAGCCAGGAGGCGCATTTACAGGAAACAATAAAGTTACCGAGAATGTAGTTCCCGATTTTGCAATACGCATTGTTGATGGAGAGCTTGAATTAACCTTAAATGGTAGAAACGCTCCATCCCTTCACGTTTCCAAAGATTATCAGGAAATGATGCAGACGTACAAAGATTCTAGAGATAAATCGACAGCACAAAAAGATGCGGTACAATTTATAAAACAAAAGCTAGATTCGGCTAAATGGTTCATAGATGCTATTCGTCAGCGTCAGGAAACATTATACGTAACCATGAATGCGATTATGCATTATCAACAAGAGTATTTCCTTGATGGTGATGAAACCAAGCTAAAACCGATGATCCTTAAAGACATCGCTGATATGGTTGGTTTAGATATTTCGACTATTTCTCGTGTAGCTAATAGCAAATACGTAGAAACTCCTTATGGAACAAAACTGATCAAAGAATTTTTCTCAGAAGCGATGAAAAATGATCAAGGTGAAGATGTTTCGACTTTAGAAATCAAGAAGATTTTACAAAATACAATTGAAGAAGAAGACAAAAGAAAACCACTTCCAGACGATCAACTTGCCGAAATTCTAAAGGAAAAAGGATATCCTATTGCCCGAAGAACTATTGCAAAATATAGAGAACAACTTGATATTCCTGTAGCAAGAATGCGTAAAAAAATGTAA
- a CDS encoding HopJ type III effector protein — protein sequence MSTQAFLEKLKQNPKSIAFPETIAVIEENYTFTPTAFQNGTQHNAAGENSGSCKLFAFAKAQNLTQEETLACFGAYYFEEVLGDPNGTNHQNIRNFINTGWDGIKFEGEALEQK from the coding sequence ATGTCAACACAAGCCTTTTTAGAAAAACTAAAACAGAATCCAAAATCAATAGCTTTTCCTGAAACTATTGCAGTAATCGAAGAAAATTACACGTTTACTCCAACTGCCTTCCAAAACGGAACCCAACATAATGCAGCAGGTGAAAACTCAGGTTCTTGTAAATTATTTGCTTTCGCGAAAGCACAAAACCTTACTCAAGAAGAAACTTTAGCTTGTTTCGGTGCTTATTACTTCGAAGAAGTTTTAGGAGATCCAAATGGAACAAACCACCAAAACATTCGTAATTTCATTAACACTGGTTGGGATGGAATTAAGTTTGAAGGTGAAGCTTTGGAACAGAAATAA
- the recJ gene encoding single-stranded-DNA-specific exonuclease RecJ, whose translation MRWTLKSKPSEEKINHLAQALNVEDFVATLLIQRGIETFEDAKNFFRPSLEHLHDPYLMKDMDKAVSRIEQAIANQENILVFGDYDVDGTTAVSLVSSYLKSHYPNVATYIPDRYAEGYGVSFMGIDFADDNGFSLIIALDCGIKSIDHVAYAKERNIDFIICDHHRPGDTLPDAVAVLDPKREDCFYPYDELCGCGVGFKLIQALGTNRNETIEDLTPYLDLVATAIAADIVPMTGENRVLAYYGLQVINSNPRPGIKALVHQVKKKTLDITDVVFIIAPRINAAGRIKHGNHAVELLTEFNFEQAQQFASEIEKYNADRKDLDKQITKEAFQQIEKNQEQNRFSTVVFQEDWHKGVIGIVASRLIETYYRPTLVFTKSGDKYAASARSVKGFDVYNALDACSSHLEQFGGHMYAAGMTLKEENYPSFKEAFEKQVEKTILPEMLTPEIEIDAEINFTDITPKLIRILKQFEPFGPLNMTPVFMTKNIKDTGYAKAMGADEDHLKVFVKQNNSEGIAAIGFGLGKKLDITTHQKPFQAVYSFSENEWNGTISTQLMLKDIQ comes from the coding sequence ATGCGTTGGACATTAAAATCAAAACCTTCTGAAGAAAAAATCAACCATTTGGCACAAGCCTTAAATGTTGAAGACTTTGTAGCAACACTTTTAATCCAACGTGGCATTGAAACTTTTGAAGATGCCAAGAATTTCTTTCGCCCTTCATTAGAGCATTTACACGATCCCTATCTGATGAAAGATATGGACAAGGCTGTTTCCCGAATCGAACAAGCAATTGCTAATCAAGAAAATATTCTTGTATTTGGTGATTATGATGTCGATGGTACAACTGCTGTTTCATTAGTTTCTTCGTACTTAAAATCACATTATCCAAATGTCGCAACTTACATTCCAGATCGTTATGCCGAAGGATACGGAGTTTCATTTATGGGAATTGATTTTGCCGATGATAATGGATTCTCGCTCATTATTGCACTAGATTGTGGTATAAAATCTATTGATCATGTCGCTTACGCAAAAGAACGAAATATCGATTTTATTATTTGTGATCACCACCGCCCTGGTGACACTCTTCCTGATGCAGTTGCCGTTTTAGACCCAAAAAGAGAGGATTGTTTTTATCCTTATGATGAGTTATGCGGTTGCGGTGTAGGTTTTAAATTAATTCAGGCACTGGGAACAAATCGCAATGAAACTATTGAAGATTTAACTCCATACTTAGATCTGGTTGCAACTGCAATTGCTGCGGATATTGTACCTATGACTGGCGAAAACAGAGTTTTGGCTTATTATGGCTTACAAGTTATCAATAGCAATCCAAGACCTGGAATCAAAGCGTTGGTTCACCAAGTAAAGAAAAAAACACTTGATATTACTGATGTTGTTTTTATCATAGCGCCAAGAATTAATGCAGCGGGGCGCATTAAACATGGTAATCATGCTGTAGAATTGTTAACCGAATTCAACTTTGAACAAGCGCAACAATTTGCATCAGAAATAGAAAAATACAATGCCGATCGAAAAGATCTGGATAAACAAATTACCAAAGAGGCTTTTCAACAAATTGAAAAAAATCAAGAACAAAACCGATTTTCAACTGTCGTTTTTCAAGAAGATTGGCACAAAGGAGTTATTGGTATTGTGGCTTCTAGATTAATCGAAACCTATTATCGTCCGACTCTTGTTTTTACAAAAAGTGGTGATAAATATGCTGCTTCGGCTCGTTCTGTAAAAGGCTTTGATGTATATAATGCACTTGATGCTTGCTCTTCACATTTAGAGCAATTTGGAGGACATATGTATGCAGCAGGAATGACTTTGAAAGAAGAAAATTATCCTTCGTTTAAAGAGGCCTTTGAGAAACAAGTAGAAAAAACTATTCTACCCGAAATGTTAACTCCCGAAATTGAAATTGATGCCGAAATTAACTTCACGGATATTACTCCGAAATTAATTCGAATTTTAAAACAATTTGAACCTTTTGGCCCGCTCAATATGACTCCTGTTTTTATGACCAAAAACATAAAAGATACTGGTTACGCCAAAGCAATGGGAGCAGATGAAGACCACCTTAAAGTTTTTGTAAAGCAAAACAACTCCGAAGGAATCGCAGCTATTGGATTTGGCTTAGGCAAAAAATTAGACATAACAACACATCAAAAACCATTTCAAGCTGTTTATAGCTTCTCTGAAAACGAATGGAATGGTACAATTTCTACGCAGCTAATGTTAAAAGACATCCAGTAA
- a CDS encoding MFS transporter produces MTDKIKKNDPYAALRYKEFNVFLVLRFAMVFAWSMQFIVIEWEVYSLTKNPLSLGIIGLMEVIPAVSMALFAGHIVDQKEKKGLLVKCILGFSVISFGLFLLTWPKVVGDFSKDTILYSIYFLVFLGGLVRAFLGPTIFSFLSLIVPKKLYPNAATWSSSVWQVGSVLGPAIAGFSINYIGVHWSMCSVFACSLFALIALSQISKKPILNPKIGEPVMESLKEGIRFVFNNKTILGVLSLDMVAVLFGGAVALLPIFAQDILKVGPEGFGILRAAPAVGAFITMLISAYVPLYRKAGMKLLTAIFVFGLCIIVFGVSTIFWLSVVALFLSGVADGISVVIRQTILQLKTPDHMRGRVAAVNSMFVGSSNELGAFESGLTARLMGTVTSVVFGGSMTLLTVLGFGIKSPTFRNLDLQKDMEDHQNMN; encoded by the coding sequence ATGACAGATAAAATCAAAAAAAACGATCCATATGCAGCGTTACGCTACAAAGAGTTTAATGTTTTTTTAGTATTACGTTTTGCCATGGTTTTTGCATGGTCAATGCAATTTATCGTTATCGAGTGGGAAGTATATAGCTTAACCAAAAATCCCCTTTCATTAGGAATTATTGGCTTAATGGAAGTAATTCCAGCAGTTTCAATGGCTTTATTTGCAGGTCATATTGTAGATCAGAAGGAAAAAAAGGGACTATTAGTAAAATGCATTCTAGGCTTTTCAGTAATTAGTTTTGGCTTATTTTTATTGACGTGGCCAAAAGTAGTAGGTGATTTTTCTAAAGACACCATTTTGTACTCTATTTACTTTTTAGTTTTCTTAGGCGGATTGGTAAGAGCTTTTCTAGGCCCTACAATATTCTCTTTTTTATCATTAATTGTTCCTAAAAAACTATATCCAAATGCTGCTACTTGGAGTAGCTCGGTTTGGCAAGTAGGTTCCGTTTTAGGCCCCGCTATTGCAGGATTCTCAATAAACTACATTGGAGTTCATTGGTCTATGTGTTCTGTTTTTGCCTGTTCTCTATTTGCTTTAATTGCATTATCTCAAATTAGTAAAAAACCTATTTTAAATCCTAAAATTGGTGAGCCAGTTATGGAAAGTTTAAAAGAAGGTATCCGATTTGTATTTAACAACAAAACCATCTTAGGTGTATTATCACTGGATATGGTTGCCGTTCTTTTTGGTGGAGCTGTTGCCTTATTGCCCATATTTGCCCAAGACATTTTAAAAGTTGGCCCCGAAGGTTTCGGTATATTACGAGCCGCTCCTGCTGTAGGCGCTTTTATCACAATGCTAATTTCAGCTTATGTCCCTTTGTATAGAAAAGCTGGAATGAAACTTTTGACTGCCATTTTTGTTTTCGGACTTTGTATTATCGTATTCGGTGTATCAACCATTTTTTGGCTTTCGGTTGTAGCTTTATTTTTAAGTGGTGTTGCCGATGGTATTTCGGTTGTTATACGACAAACTATTTTACAACTAAAAACTCCAGATCATATGCGTGGTCGTGTAGCCGCTGTTAACTCAATGTTTGTAGGTTCTTCTAATGAATTGGGAGCTTTTGAAAGTGGCCTAACTGCTAGACTAATGGGAACTGTTACCTCGGTTGTTTTTGGCGGAAGTATGACCCTTTTAACCGTTTTAGGTTTCGGAATAAAATCTCCTACTTTTAGAAATCTTGATTTGCAAAAAGATATGGAAGACCACCAAAACATGAATTAA